A genome region from Flammeovirga agarivorans includes the following:
- a CDS encoding beta-galactosidase trimerization domain-containing protein, whose translation MKKFFLMLREYLHLSTILLSISLIGITNNISAQTVLTETPFVGGQVFIEPGQTKEEIRTWFKILKDHDMNVCRIRMFETYMKDTQGNWDFSLFDIAFDEAKKNDIRVFATIFPETAFDDLGGFKFPGSKEKLDEVSAFIKAVVSHYKDHPALDTWVLINEPGGGELEENTFALEKYEDFKKSLDRTGFDERTGYQYLDLSWYEFYRYSNTWYLTWLKDQVHEYHPESHVHVNPHGIFENLPEYDLQEWEPILGSLGASAHASWHLGIFNREEYTHGISGIGEIVRGGAGNLPWMMTELQGGNNTFSGYDAMCPTKEEIEQWLWSSFAGGARGAIFWTLNPRTSGVEAGEWSMLNFQNKPSDRLIAASQVAKAVKDNPTYFEKSVVVESGVNLLYTSPSFYIEQKLQSPKPGDFEGRLEGASIKSIMAFYKAFNDLGIQSNIKDIRGFDFTKKNYIGETIVLANQVSLDPEYKKDLESFVSKGGKLIVTGLTGYYDKRAICLLNTSTPFENLLGGNIAEYKVVGNTFEIPLLDTHAALNAHLWKGSIEVKNAKPVIVAENEILGTKNKFGKGEVYWVPSCIGLGARVSEDNTSLVEFLKKVTLPQKNEEIIAFATTTPNVLLKTLKTEGTYLTVLINKGQKTQSVQLTGLNDFTGVSLYGESLGKKVNGKTAFTIKPEETIVIGWESATTASLVN comes from the coding sequence ATGAAAAAATTTTTTTTAATGCTAAGAGAATATTTACATCTTAGTACAATATTACTATCTATTAGTTTGATCGGAATAACAAATAACATATCGGCACAAACAGTATTAACTGAAACTCCATTTGTAGGAGGTCAGGTATTTATAGAGCCTGGTCAGACTAAAGAGGAAATTAGGACATGGTTCAAAATCCTAAAGGACCATGATATGAATGTATGTCGTATTAGAATGTTTGAAACGTACATGAAAGACACCCAAGGAAATTGGGATTTTTCGTTGTTTGATATTGCATTTGATGAAGCAAAGAAAAACGATATTAGAGTATTTGCTACAATTTTTCCTGAAACTGCCTTTGATGATTTGGGAGGCTTTAAATTTCCTGGCTCTAAAGAAAAGCTTGATGAAGTATCTGCATTTATTAAAGCTGTAGTTTCTCATTATAAAGATCATCCTGCTTTAGATACTTGGGTGTTAATTAATGAGCCTGGTGGTGGCGAATTAGAAGAAAATACTTTTGCGTTAGAGAAATATGAAGACTTTAAGAAGTCTTTAGATCGAACAGGTTTTGATGAAAGAACTGGATACCAATACCTAGACCTTTCTTGGTATGAGTTTTACCGTTATTCTAATACATGGTACTTAACATGGTTAAAAGATCAAGTACATGAATATCATCCAGAAAGCCATGTTCATGTAAACCCTCATGGTATTTTTGAAAATTTACCTGAGTATGATCTGCAGGAATGGGAACCTATTTTGGGTTCGTTAGGAGCATCTGCCCATGCAAGTTGGCATTTAGGAATATTTAATAGGGAGGAATATACACATGGTATTTCTGGTATAGGTGAAATCGTTAGAGGAGGTGCAGGTAATTTACCTTGGATGATGACAGAACTGCAAGGGGGTAACAATACGTTTAGTGGTTATGACGCTATGTGTCCTACCAAAGAGGAAATTGAACAATGGTTATGGTCTTCTTTTGCGGGAGGTGCTAGAGGTGCAATTTTTTGGACATTAAACCCTAGAACCTCTGGTGTAGAAGCTGGTGAGTGGTCTATGCTTAATTTCCAAAACAAACCAAGTGATCGTCTAATTGCAGCATCACAAGTTGCAAAAGCAGTCAAAGATAACCCAACTTATTTTGAAAAATCGGTAGTTGTAGAATCAGGAGTCAACTTGTTATATACTTCCCCAAGTTTTTACATTGAACAAAAACTACAATCTCCTAAACCTGGGGATTTTGAAGGAAGATTGGAAGGAGCATCGATCAAATCGATTATGGCTTTCTACAAAGCTTTCAATGATTTGGGGATTCAATCAAATATTAAAGATATCAGAGGATTTGATTTCACTAAGAAGAATTACATCGGCGAAACAATTGTTTTGGCTAACCAAGTGAGTCTTGACCCAGAATATAAGAAAGATCTAGAAAGTTTTGTTTCTAAAGGTGGGAAACTAATTGTTACGGGACTTACAGGTTACTACGATAAAAGAGCAATTTGCTTATTGAATACATCAACTCCTTTTGAGAACCTATTAGGAGGTAATATTGCTGAATATAAGGTAGTAGGTAATACCTTTGAGATCCCGTTGCTTGATACACATGCAGCATTAAATGCACATTTATGGAAAGGAAGCATTGAAGTGAAAAATGCAAAGCCTGTTATTGTGGCAGAGAATGAAATTTTAGGTACAAAAAACAAGTTTGGTAAAGGTGAAGTATATTGGGTGCCTTCTTGTATTGGTTTAGGAGCTAGAGTTAGTGAAGATAATACTTCATTGGTTGAGTTTTTAAAGAAAGTAACCCTACCACAAAAAAACGAAGAGATAATAGCATTTGCTACTACTACACCAAATGTTCTTTTGAAAACTCTAAAGACAGAAGGCACATATTTAACTGTGTTAATCAATAAAGGTCAAAAAACTCAAAGCGTTCAATTAACAGGTTTAAATGACTTCACAGGAGTTTCTCTATATGGTGAATCATTAGGTAAAAAAGTAAATGGTAAAACGGCGTTTACGATCAAACCTGAAGAAACGATTGTAATCGGTTGGGAATCCGCAACAACTGCTTCTTTAGTAAACTAG
- a CDS encoding glycoside hydrolase family 71/99 protein, which produces MKQLISLLLISLISYTSTLAQDSKVYDIEETATNFLQKKYILAAVHPYYNYSTSYAYINRMRYENTFGEPLDDIKGTWRNFVPEVTMMSNPMENLDAFEYDIRSAMMMGIDGFKFEYRVYSAKAYKKNFAKVLSSYISVAEQKNIDFKFSIEVIMTRPLKYSSDNLFSDIKKDLNHLFQETKFSKKWMRTGNDKIIVFTKDPHHGIDEGINKKFLKEVRNNPAIIGQLGDKFDQLKEDLFAPVAFVYQISNIDNKISTPLILEHFAAVTTSRNTVRRKKNVQQLRALCKKHNREYIPTVFLEQQHTQLFSVEENKRLTENSEFAKSIPNKDTQFKASNHKQTSTFRRLMEDNITDDVHLINLSSWNLFDEGSHFAPEIHHSYGLGVLLNFYKNKWVGKTEQIDEEMIMTSYKNVLPGELNSNDNIKVNLLNRFYKKEALDSLEVLTLLKEEGSLYFNGKFIQNVPKGLHTTYVPLKQGNVEVQVKREGIQSLSFKSPKSVTGMNDRVDFTTYMLSNLDEKYSMMNHNLILNAEMSKMQNRFLLSQSKQELWKAAARERFSSDLEAIYEYGAIPEKFKTIKEKNYKKYKSSIKSLLDNFQYSVWLELEEKAKNNKGIEKLLMEEDETLKGYNMLDVLDFK; this is translated from the coding sequence ATGAAACAACTAATATCTCTATTGCTTATCTCATTGATTTCTTATACTTCAACTTTAGCTCAAGATTCCAAAGTATATGATATAGAGGAAACGGCTACAAATTTTCTACAGAAAAAATATATCCTAGCAGCTGTACACCCTTATTATAACTACAGTACGTCTTATGCATATATCAACAGAATGAGATATGAAAATACGTTTGGAGAACCGTTAGATGATATTAAGGGAACATGGAGGAACTTTGTACCTGAAGTGACAATGATGTCCAATCCTATGGAAAACTTAGATGCTTTCGAATATGATATCCGTTCAGCTATGATGATGGGAATTGATGGGTTTAAGTTTGAGTATAGAGTTTATAGTGCAAAAGCGTATAAGAAAAACTTCGCAAAAGTACTTTCGTCTTATATCAGTGTAGCTGAACAAAAGAATATTGATTTCAAATTCTCTATTGAGGTGATTATGACTCGTCCTTTAAAATACTCTAGTGATAATCTATTTAGTGATATCAAAAAGGACTTGAATCATTTATTTCAGGAGACAAAATTCTCTAAAAAATGGATGAGAACAGGGAATGATAAAATCATTGTTTTTACCAAGGACCCACACCATGGTATTGATGAAGGGATCAATAAAAAATTCTTAAAAGAAGTAAGAAATAATCCTGCAATTATTGGTCAGCTAGGAGATAAGTTTGATCAACTTAAAGAAGACTTATTTGCACCTGTAGCTTTTGTATATCAGATTTCTAATATTGACAATAAGATTTCTACGCCTTTAATTTTAGAACATTTTGCAGCAGTAACCACATCAAGAAATACAGTAAGAAGAAAAAAGAATGTTCAACAATTAAGAGCACTATGTAAGAAACACAATAGAGAATATATTCCTACAGTATTTTTAGAGCAGCAGCATACTCAATTATTTAGTGTAGAAGAGAATAAACGTCTTACTGAGAATTCTGAATTTGCAAAATCAATTCCTAACAAAGACACTCAGTTTAAAGCTAGCAATCATAAGCAAACGTCAACCTTTAGAAGATTGATGGAAGATAACATCACTGATGATGTACATTTAATAAACTTAAGTTCATGGAACCTTTTTGATGAAGGATCACATTTTGCTCCAGAGATCCATCACAGTTATGGTTTAGGTGTATTATTGAACTTCTATAAAAATAAATGGGTAGGAAAAACAGAGCAGATTGATGAAGAAATGATCATGACTTCCTATAAGAATGTATTACCTGGAGAACTAAATTCGAATGATAATATCAAAGTAAATCTGCTGAATAGATTTTACAAAAAAGAAGCATTGGATAGCTTGGAAGTACTGACACTTTTGAAAGAAGAAGGATCGCTATATTTTAACGGTAAGTTTATTCAAAATGTACCGAAGGGTCTGCATACTACATATGTTCCTTTGAAACAAGGTAATGTTGAAGTACAAGTAAAGAGAGAAGGAATACAAAGTCTTTCTTTTAAATCACCAAAGTCTGTGACAGGGATGAATGATAGGGTTGATTTTACTACCTACATGCTTTCGAATTTGGATGAGAAGTACAGTATGATGAATCATAACTTAATCTTAAATGCAGAAATGTCTAAGATGCAGAATAGATTCTTACTTTCACAGTCAAAACAAGAGCTTTGGAAAGCGGCAGCGAGAGAAAGATTCTCTAGTGATCTGGAAGCAATCTATGAATATGGAGCAATTCCTGAAAAGTTTAAAACTATAAAAGAGAAAAACTATAAAAAGTACAAATCTAGTATTAAATCGTTATTAGATAATTTTCAATATTCGGTGTGGTTGGAACTAGAAGAAAAAGCTAAGAACAATAAAGGTATTGAAAAGTTATTAATGGAAGAAGATGAAACTTTAAAAGGATACAATATGCTTGATGTATTAGATTTTAAATAA
- a CDS encoding glycoside hydrolase 5 family protein: MNLHNIIKTTFTSIVLSIFLIGCGGPQKNVAQEEGKSNEFIYAKDGRLFFPNGEEVALWGVNLQPALSWEYNSLFKLVGAPMDSDTLKLATDLSLDEIEKMDCDLVRVHLTPSDFTNDKGELVETFYLDQLDYMVAEAAKRGMYVYITFLNSNMGFDINVEDPHAHTPTFVENSYLKGKTRKELLLNKELIEKSKVYLKALLDRKNPYTSKSYKETSAIAVWEIVNEPIYYSYKEIKETPYFSQYTTWLTEQKLKDNKENYFKFRHDKVLNYIDGMYDVIRETGAVQPVVWNCNWHRMITKHKDVFDAVAESKVEVVSFCNYPGQSVCKKPYTKNPEDLSNYDFTSFFTDAYQQDDWYNWALTPKFMKKAKVAYEFEIFYNQSGYLYPAQAAFFRAMGVQMATMWHYSMPRYAPYRNGSHHLSLTCTPHKAASYAVAGEVFRSMPLYHKYDVKKAVENTTDHFMYSFKKDLSIYSDKDNYFYSGDVAQNVDPQPSKDVKHVLGYGSSEVVKYEGKGVYRLDIADQEINLYIAPNAFELKPLWGKDWLVGLVTDLDTKSSHPMTIQLDKWNADNSKVVKIENGKEQKVKLTSKNGISFDATPGNYKVMKTAGLSK; the protein is encoded by the coding sequence ATGAACTTACATAATATCATAAAAACAACTTTTACTTCGATTGTCCTTTCAATATTTTTGATTGGGTGTGGAGGACCGCAAAAAAATGTTGCCCAAGAAGAAGGTAAAAGTAATGAGTTTATTTATGCGAAAGATGGTAGACTCTTTTTTCCTAATGGCGAAGAAGTTGCTTTGTGGGGGGTAAACCTACAACCTGCACTTAGTTGGGAATACAATAGTCTGTTTAAATTAGTAGGAGCACCGATGGATTCGGACACATTAAAGTTAGCTACAGATTTATCGTTAGACGAAATTGAGAAAATGGATTGTGACCTTGTAAGAGTTCACTTAACTCCGTCTGATTTTACAAATGATAAGGGAGAATTGGTAGAGACTTTTTACTTGGATCAGTTGGATTATATGGTTGCCGAAGCAGCCAAAAGAGGAATGTATGTATATATCACTTTCTTAAATTCAAACATGGGCTTTGATATCAATGTTGAAGATCCTCATGCACATACGCCTACTTTTGTAGAGAATTCTTACTTAAAAGGAAAAACAAGAAAAGAGCTTCTTTTAAACAAAGAATTGATAGAAAAGTCTAAGGTGTATCTAAAAGCATTGTTGGATAGAAAGAACCCATACACATCAAAATCATACAAAGAAACTTCTGCAATTGCTGTTTGGGAGATTGTAAATGAGCCTATATATTACAGCTATAAAGAGATCAAAGAAACTCCTTATTTCTCTCAATACACAACTTGGTTAACTGAGCAAAAATTGAAAGATAACAAGGAGAATTATTTCAAGTTCCGTCATGATAAAGTGTTGAACTATATCGATGGAATGTACGATGTAATCAGAGAAACAGGAGCAGTTCAGCCTGTAGTTTGGAACTGTAACTGGCACCGTATGATCACAAAGCACAAAGATGTGTTTGATGCTGTTGCCGAATCTAAAGTGGAGGTGGTTAGTTTCTGTAATTACCCAGGACAAAGTGTATGTAAAAAGCCATATACTAAAAACCCTGAAGACCTTTCTAATTATGATTTCACATCGTTCTTTACAGATGCATATCAGCAAGATGATTGGTACAATTGGGCACTAACACCTAAGTTTATGAAGAAAGCAAAAGTGGCCTACGAATTTGAAATTTTCTACAACCAAAGTGGTTATTTATACCCTGCACAAGCGGCTTTCTTCAGAGCTATGGGTGTACAAATGGCTACAATGTGGCACTACAGTATGCCAAGATACGCTCCTTATAGAAACGGTTCACACCACTTAAGTTTAACTTGTACTCCTCACAAAGCAGCATCATATGCTGTTGCCGGAGAGGTGTTCAGATCGATGCCATTATATCACAAATATGATGTGAAAAAGGCGGTAGAAAATACGACGGATCACTTTATGTATTCATTCAAAAAAGACCTTAGTATTTATAGTGACAAAGACAACTATTTCTACTCAGGAGATGTTGCTCAAAATGTTGACCCACAGCCCTCTAAAGATGTAAAACATGTATTGGGTTATGGTAGTTCTGAGGTTGTAAAATACGAAGGAAAGGGAGTATATAGATTGGATATTGCTGATCAGGAAATTAACCTTTATATCGCTCCAAATGCATTTGAATTAAAACCACTTTGGGGTAAAGATTGGTTAGTCGGTTTAGTCACAGATTTAGATACAAAATCTTCTCATCCAATGACAATCCAATTGGACAAATGGAATGCCGATAACAGCAAAGTAGTAAAGATTGAAAATGGTAAAGAGCAAAAGGTAAAGTTGACTTCTAAAAATGGAATTTCATTTGATGCTACGCCTGGCAATTACAAAGTGATGAAGACGGCAGGTTTAAGCAAATAA
- a CDS encoding sulfatase-like hydrolase/transferase, whose product MKFIKLHLLLLLGLTFFSSCTSSKNNFVEDTSNKKKPNVVIIFLDDSGYADFNPFNDDKNAVATPHVDQLSQEGVKLTNFYVPQAVCSASRAALLTGSYPGRTKVFAAHKAKERGLDTQFPTMGELFEKSGYKTALFGKWHCGDQEDTRPHNRGFQETAGLMYSNDMWKYHPVAPEVWGKNPLQYWENGKVTINDITKDDQKQLTKWYTEKAVDFINRNNEDPFLLYVTHSMPHAPIYCSDEFDGKSGKGLYADVTLELDWSVGQITKALKENGLDENTIVIFSSDNGPWSIFGNHAGKTPFREAKATSFDGGTKSATIIKYPNGLKAGAFDKAICSIDLLPTLANLCDVSLGETEIDGKDIWPYLSGDEKDNPHPYYAFSTGAQLEVIMSADGKWKLHLPHKYRKVKKYGKDGGYGKYTREKIELSLFDLENDPYEKVNVADKHPEVVKELQAFAEAHKKKFYSKVTL is encoded by the coding sequence ATGAAATTCATTAAACTACATCTATTACTTTTATTAGGACTAACTTTCTTTAGTAGTTGTACTTCATCAAAAAATAACTTTGTAGAAGATACTTCAAATAAGAAAAAGCCAAATGTAGTTATCATCTTTTTGGATGATTCTGGTTACGCAGACTTTAACCCATTTAATGATGATAAAAATGCAGTAGCTACACCTCATGTCGATCAATTATCGCAAGAAGGAGTTAAATTAACGAACTTCTATGTACCTCAAGCGGTTTGTTCTGCATCTAGGGCGGCGTTGCTTACAGGGAGTTATCCTGGCCGAACTAAAGTTTTTGCCGCACACAAAGCAAAAGAAAGAGGTTTGGATACACAATTCCCAACTATGGGAGAGTTGTTTGAAAAGAGTGGATATAAAACAGCACTTTTCGGTAAGTGGCACTGTGGAGATCAAGAAGACACAAGACCTCATAACAGAGGTTTTCAAGAAACTGCTGGTTTAATGTATTCCAATGATATGTGGAAATACCACCCAGTTGCTCCAGAAGTTTGGGGTAAAAACCCTTTACAATATTGGGAAAATGGAAAAGTGACAATCAATGATATCACAAAAGACGACCAAAAGCAGTTAACGAAATGGTATACTGAAAAAGCGGTAGACTTTATCAATAGAAATAACGAAGATCCATTCCTGTTGTATGTTACTCATTCAATGCCTCATGCTCCAATTTACTGTAGTGATGAGTTTGATGGGAAATCAGGTAAAGGTTTATATGCCGATGTGACGTTGGAGTTGGATTGGTCTGTAGGTCAAATCACAAAAGCACTAAAAGAAAATGGTCTTGATGAAAATACGATTGTGATTTTTAGTTCAGACAACGGACCATGGTCAATCTTTGGAAATCATGCAGGCAAAACACCTTTCAGAGAAGCGAAAGCAACTTCTTTTGATGGGGGAACAAAGTCGGCAACAATTATCAAATATCCTAACGGATTAAAAGCGGGTGCGTTTGATAAAGCGATTTGTTCTATTGATCTTTTGCCAACACTTGCTAACTTGTGCGATGTATCTTTAGGGGAAACTGAAATTGACGGAAAAGATATTTGGCCTTATTTATCGGGAGACGAAAAAGATAATCCGCATCCATATTATGCCTTTTCAACAGGTGCTCAATTAGAAGTAATTATGAGTGCAGATGGAAAGTGGAAACTTCATTTACCACACAAATACAGAAAAGTGAAAAAGTATGGTAAAGATGGTGGCTATGGAAAATATACTAGAGAGAAAATAGAGCTTTCTTTATTTGACCTGGAGAATGATCCATATGAAAAAGTCAATGTGGCTGATAAGCATCCTGAAGTAGTAAAAGAATTACAGGCTTTTGCTGAAGCTCACAAGAAGAAATTTTATTCTAAAGTAACTTTATAA